One window of Xanthomonas sp. 10-10 genomic DNA carries:
- a CDS encoding F0F1 ATP synthase subunit delta has translation MSQALTLARPYGRAAFAIAREGGNFAPWSDALAFSAQVAGDPRVAALLLNPALRQDQAVTLLAPPQASEDYLRFLGLLADAQRLSLLPEVAGLYEQLRAEAEHVVKATVTSAAAMSQAELDTIAAALKKRFGREVDITTAVDASLIGGAVIDTGDVVIDGSLKGKLARLQSSLAH, from the coding sequence CCGTCCGTACGGCCGCGCCGCGTTTGCGATCGCGCGTGAGGGCGGCAACTTCGCGCCCTGGTCCGATGCGCTGGCGTTTTCGGCGCAGGTGGCCGGCGACCCGCGTGTGGCCGCGCTGCTGCTCAACCCGGCCCTGCGCCAGGATCAGGCAGTGACGTTGCTGGCACCGCCGCAGGCGAGCGAAGACTATCTGCGTTTCCTCGGCCTGCTGGCCGACGCGCAGCGGCTGTCGCTGCTGCCGGAAGTGGCAGGACTGTACGAACAACTGCGAGCTGAAGCCGAACACGTCGTCAAGGCGACGGTGACCTCGGCGGCTGCAATGAGCCAGGCGGAACTGGACACGATCGCTGCTGCGCTGAAGAAGCGTTTCGGCCGCGAGGTGGACATCACCACCGCGGTGGACGCCTCGTTGATCGGCGGCGCGGTGATCGACACCGGCGACGTGGTCATCGACGGCTCGCTGAAGGGCAAGCTTGCGCGTCTGCAAAGCTCGCTCGCCCACTGA